In Anabrus simplex isolate iqAnaSimp1 chromosome 12, ASM4041472v1, whole genome shotgun sequence, a genomic segment contains:
- the Sec13 gene encoding protein SEC13 homolog — translation MVSVLNTVDTGHEDMIHDAEMDYYGLRLATCSSDNSVKIYDIRNGTQTLKADLKGHFGPVWQVAWAHPKFGNLLASCSYDRKVIIWKEGPEWTKLYEYSGHDSSVNSVAWAPHEYGLMLACGSSDGSVSILYNSSDGSWEAKKYPNAHTIGCNAVSWCPASAPNSAFDPLAASRQTQPVKRLVTGGCDNLVKIWKEDGDRWIEEKKLESHSDWVRDVAWAPSIGLPRSTIASCSQDRRVIIWTSDDNITWNPTVLHLFDDVIWNVSWSLTGNILAVSGGDNKVSLWRENIEGQWVCVSDVTKGQGQMTGSEQRAL, via the coding sequence ATGGTGTCTGTGTTAAATACTGTAGATACTGGGCATGAGGATATGATCCATGATGCTGAAATGGATTACTATGGTCTTCGACTTGCAACATGTTCATCGGACAATTCTGTGAAGATATACGACATAAGAAATGGTACCCAAACGTTGAAAGCCGATCTAAAAGGTCACTTCGGTCCTGTGTGGCAAGTAGCATGGGCACACCCAAAATTTGGAAATCTCTTAGCATCTTGCTCTTACGATCGAAAAGTTATAATTTGGAAGGAAGGGCCTGAATGGACAAAACTTTATGAGTACAGCGGTCATGATTCTTCAGTAAATTCTGTGGCGTGGGCACCTCATGAATATGGTTTGATGCTGGCTTGTGGAAGTTCTGATGGTTCAGTGTCTATATTGTATAACAGTTCTGATGGTAGTTGGGAAGCAAAGAAGTATCCAAATGCCCATACTATTGGTTGTAATGCAGTAAGCTGGTGTCCAGCTTCAGCTCCCAATTCAGCATTTGATCCTCTTGCAGCATCTCGACAGACCCAGCCTGTGAAGCGACTTGTCACAGGTGGCTGTGACAACTTGGTCAAGATTTGGAAAGAAGATGGGGACCGGTGGATTGAAGAAAAGAAGCTTGAGTCCCATTCTGATTGGGTTCGTGATGTAGCTTGGGCACCATCCATTGGGCTTCCACGTAGCACAATTGCTAGTTGTTCACAAGACAGACGTGTTATTATTTGGACAAGTGATGACAACATTACTTGGAATCCAACTGTGCTACATTTATTTGATGATGTCATTTGGAATGTGAGTTGGTCCCTTACTGGTAACATTCTTGCTGTATCGGGGGGTGATAATAAAGTTAGTCTGTGGCGGGAAAACATTGAAGGCCAATGGGTTTGTGTTAGTGATGTGACTAAAGGACAAGGACAGATGACTGGAAGTGAACAGAGAGCACTTTAA